In Leptodesmis sichuanensis A121, the following are encoded in one genomic region:
- a CDS encoding DNA polymerase III subunit alpha, with protein MSFVGLHIHSDYSLLDGASQLPELIDRAVELGMPAIALTDHGVMYGAIELLKVCKNKGGAIKPIIGNEMYVINGDITKQERRPRYHQVVLAKNTLGYKNLVKLTTISNLKGIQGKGIFSRPCINKELLEQYHEGLIVTSACLGGEVPQAILQGRPEVARRVAQWYKDLFGEDYYLELQDHGSPEDRIVNVELVNIARELDIQIICTNDSHYISCYDVEAHDALLCIQTGKLITEDKRLRYSGTEYLKSADEMRLLFRDHLPDEVIEEAIANTLSVAEKIQSYDILGEPRIPDYPIPEGMTADQYMAEVAWEGLLKRHKCSSRDEIKPEYRDRLEYELQMMQQMGFATYFLVVWDYIKFARDRGIPVGPGRGSAAGSLVAYAMGITNIDPVHHGLLFERFLNPERKSMPDIDTDFCIDRRDEVIQYVTEKYGTERVAQIITYNRMTSRAVLKDVARVLNVPYGESDRMTKMIPVVRGKPTKLKVMISDDTPAPEFKEKYDKNLTVPGTEPAVTYRRWIDMAMRIEGTNKSVGIHAAGVVISAQPLDEIVPLQRNEDGAVFTQYFMEDIESLGLLKMDFLGLKNLTMIQKALELIQQNRGLELDLDRLSLDDPATYKLLARGELEGVFQLESSGMRQIVRDLKPSGLEDISSVLALYRPGPLDAGLIPKFINRKHGREKIDYAHEILKPILNETYGIMVYQEQIMKIAQDMAGYSLGQADLLRRAMGKKKKSEMEKHQEIFVSGAKERGVEKKVATDLFDQMIKFAEYCFNKSHSCAYGYVTYQTAYLKANYPVEYMAALLTANSGDQDKVQKYIATCISMGIQVQPPDINRSGVDFTPTGNSILFGLSAVRNVGMGAIEAILLVREEDGPFKSLADLCARVACSENDRVDARALNRRALEALIYCGAFDQLEPNRNQSLHDLELVLDWAQSRARDRASGQGNLFDLLAGTPSLQESAASFDSAPKAPAVPDLPQQQRLQMEKEILGFYISDHPLRSIREAARILAPINLSDLGDYSEGASVSAIALISSVKPVVTKKGDRMAILQLEDLTGQTEAVVFPKSYERVQQHIQPDLRVMIWGKVDRRDDQTQFIVEDIEPVEAVYMVMVELDPRVASDIEQQHRLRNVLLQNKGEDDRAKVPVVAIVKNQEKRHFVRFGSQFRVQNYQATVNALTKAGFQARASSLVNGA; from the coding sequence ATGTCTTTTGTGGGTCTGCACATTCACAGTGACTATAGTTTGCTGGATGGGGCCAGTCAGCTTCCAGAACTGATCGATCGCGCCGTGGAATTGGGGATGCCTGCGATCGCCCTGACGGATCATGGGGTGATGTATGGAGCGATCGAATTGCTGAAGGTATGCAAGAACAAAGGCGGGGCGATCAAACCGATCATCGGTAACGAGATGTATGTGATTAATGGCGATATTACCAAACAGGAGCGCCGTCCTCGTTACCATCAGGTTGTGCTGGCCAAGAATACGCTGGGCTACAAGAATCTGGTGAAGCTGACCACGATCTCGAACCTGAAGGGGATCCAGGGCAAGGGCATCTTTTCCCGTCCCTGCATCAATAAGGAACTGCTGGAGCAATATCACGAAGGCTTGATTGTCACTTCCGCCTGTCTGGGTGGAGAAGTGCCGCAGGCAATTTTGCAGGGCAGACCAGAAGTGGCCCGTCGCGTGGCGCAGTGGTACAAGGATCTGTTTGGCGAGGACTATTACCTGGAACTTCAGGATCACGGGTCGCCGGAAGACCGGATTGTGAATGTGGAACTGGTGAACATTGCGCGAGAACTGGACATCCAGATTATTTGCACCAATGACTCCCACTACATTTCCTGCTATGACGTAGAAGCCCATGACGCGCTGCTGTGTATTCAAACCGGGAAGCTGATTACGGAAGATAAGCGGCTGCGATACAGTGGCACGGAATATCTGAAATCCGCTGATGAAATGCGGTTGCTGTTCCGTGATCATTTACCGGATGAAGTGATTGAGGAGGCGATCGCCAATACCCTCTCTGTTGCGGAAAAAATCCAGAGCTATGACATTCTGGGCGAACCCCGGATTCCCGACTATCCGATTCCCGAAGGCATGACTGCCGATCAGTACATGGCGGAAGTCGCCTGGGAAGGATTGCTGAAGCGGCACAAGTGTTCCTCCCGTGACGAAATCAAACCGGAGTACCGCGATCGGTTGGAATACGAACTCCAGATGATGCAGCAGATGGGATTTGCCACCTACTTTCTCGTCGTGTGGGATTACATCAAGTTCGCCCGCGATCGCGGCATTCCCGTAGGGCCAGGACGGGGATCCGCCGCTGGATCGCTGGTGGCCTACGCCATGGGCATCACCAATATTGATCCAGTGCATCACGGGTTGCTATTTGAACGCTTCCTGAATCCCGAACGGAAATCGATGCCGGATATTGACACGGATTTTTGTATCGATCGCCGGGATGAAGTGATCCAATACGTCACCGAGAAATACGGCACCGAGCGGGTAGCACAGATCATCACCTATAACCGGATGACCTCCCGGGCGGTACTGAAAGATGTGGCGAGAGTGCTGAATGTGCCCTACGGGGAATCCGATCGCATGACAAAAATGATTCCCGTGGTGCGCGGCAAACCCACCAAACTGAAGGTGATGATTTCCGATGACACGCCTGCTCCGGAATTTAAGGAGAAGTACGACAAAAATCTCACCGTTCCGGGGACAGAACCCGCTGTCACCTATCGCCGCTGGATCGATATGGCGATGCGGATTGAGGGCACTAACAAGAGTGTGGGCATTCACGCGGCAGGCGTGGTGATTTCTGCACAACCACTGGATGAAATTGTCCCCTTGCAGCGCAACGAGGATGGAGCCGTTTTTACCCAGTACTTCATGGAAGATATTGAGTCTCTGGGGTTGCTGAAGATGGACTTCCTGGGGCTAAAAAACCTGACGATGATTCAGAAAGCGCTGGAACTGATCCAGCAAAATCGCGGACTGGAACTGGATCTCGATCGCCTATCCCTGGATGATCCCGCAACCTACAAGCTACTAGCTCGTGGTGAACTCGAAGGTGTGTTCCAGTTAGAGTCTTCCGGGATGCGACAGATTGTCCGCGACCTGAAGCCGTCCGGTCTGGAAGATATTTCCTCCGTCCTGGCGCTCTACCGACCGGGGCCGCTGGATGCGGGACTGATTCCCAAATTCATCAACCGCAAACACGGGCGGGAAAAAATTGATTATGCCCATGAGATTCTCAAGCCAATTCTGAATGAAACCTACGGCATCATGGTCTATCAAGAACAGATCATGAAAATCGCTCAAGACATGGCTGGCTACTCCCTGGGACAAGCCGATCTGTTGCGGCGGGCAATGGGGAAGAAAAAGAAATCGGAAATGGAAAAGCACCAGGAAATTTTTGTCTCCGGTGCTAAGGAACGGGGCGTGGAAAAGAAAGTCGCCACTGATTTGTTTGATCAGATGATCAAGTTTGCCGAGTACTGCTTCAACAAATCTCACTCCTGCGCCTACGGCTATGTCACCTATCAAACCGCCTACCTGAAAGCCAATTACCCCGTTGAGTACATGGCTGCTTTGCTAACAGCCAACAGCGGTGATCAGGACAAGGTGCAGAAATATATCGCCACCTGCATCTCTATGGGGATTCAGGTGCAACCGCCGGACATTAATCGCTCTGGTGTGGACTTCACCCCCACAGGTAACAGCATTTTGTTTGGTCTATCGGCAGTGCGGAATGTTGGTATGGGCGCGATCGAAGCCATTCTGCTGGTACGAGAGGAAGACGGCCCTTTCAAATCCCTGGCCGATCTCTGTGCGCGGGTGGCCTGTTCCGAGAACGATCGCGTAGATGCCCGTGCCCTCAACCGTCGCGCCCTGGAAGCCCTGATCTACTGCGGTGCCTTTGACCAACTGGAACCCAACCGTAATCAGTCTCTCCACGATCTGGAACTGGTACTGGACTGGGCCCAATCCCGCGCCCGCGATCGCGCCAGTGGTCAGGGAAATTTATTCGATTTACTGGCTGGTACTCCCTCTCTGCAGGAATCTGCCGCCAGTTTCGATTCAGCCCCGAAAGCTCCTGCTGTACCGGATCTACCCCAACAGCAGCGACTACAAATGGAAAAGGAAATTCTCGGCTTTTACATCTCGGATCATCCCCTGCGTTCCATCCGCGAAGCCGCCCGAATTCTGGCTCCCATTAACCTCAGTGATCTGGGAGACTATTCAGAAGGAGCCTCCGTCAGCGCGATCGCCCTGATCTCCTCTGTGAAACCTGTCGTCACTAAGAAGGGCGATCGCATGGCGATTCTGCAACTCGAAGATCTCACCGGACAGACAGAAGCGGTGGTCTTTCCCAAATCCTACGAACGAGTGCAGCAACACATTCAACCCGATCTGCGGGTGATGATCTGGGGCAAGGTCGATCGTCGGGATGACCAGACCCAATTTATCGTGGAGGACATCGAACCCGTGGAAGCCGTCTACATGGTGATGGTGGAACTGGATCCCAGAGTCGCCAGCGACATCGAACAACAACACCGCCTCCGCAATGTGCTGCTGCAAAATAAGGGCGAAGACGATCGCGCCAAAGTACCTGTGGTGGCGATCGTCAAGAATCAGGAAAAACGCCACTTTGTCCGCTTCGGCTCCCAATTCCGTGTCCAAAACTATCAGGCCACGGTCAACGCCCTTACCAAAGCTGGATTCCAGGCCAGAGCTTCGTCGCTGGTGAATGGAGCGTAG
- a CDS encoding Uma2 family endonuclease produces the protein MTVTTAKWSLGDYHRMIAAGILADRRVELLQGDIVEMAIEGESHAYSRNEADEYLTELLGDRAKVRQDSPVTLPNNSEPEPDIAIVQRLGREYRSHHPYPENIFWLIEYAESSLVKDLEVKSKIYAEAGILEYWVVNLKTMQLIVFRDPQNGEYASQQILTSGTISPLAFPDVAIEITAILNP, from the coding sequence ATGACCGTCACGACAGCGAAATGGAGCCTGGGGGACTATCACCGGATGATTGCAGCAGGTATTTTAGCCGATCGCCGCGTCGAGCTTTTGCAGGGAGACATTGTTGAAATGGCCATTGAAGGTGAATCCCATGCCTACTCACGGAATGAGGCGGACGAATATCTCACAGAGTTGCTGGGCGATCGTGCCAAAGTTCGTCAAGATAGCCCCGTTACGTTGCCAAATAACTCAGAGCCAGAACCGGATATTGCGATCGTGCAACGACTGGGACGGGAATATCGATCGCACCATCCTTACCCAGAAAACATCTTCTGGTTGATTGAGTATGCCGAGTCTTCTTTAGTCAAAGATTTAGAAGTCAAAAGCAAAATCTATGCTGAAGCTGGCATTCTTGAATATTGGGTTGTGAACTTGAAAACAATGCAATTGATTGTGTTTCGTGACCCGCAAAACGGCGAATATGCATCTCAACAAATCCTCACCAGTGGAACGATATCGCCGTTGGCTTTCCCGGATGTGGCGATCGAAATTACTGCCATTCTGAATCCCTGA
- a CDS encoding DUF4058 family protein yields the protein MNDAMPSPFPGMNPYLEAPAVWSGVHHWLITEIARSLQPQLRPRYFVAVEERVYQVNGDWSALVGIPDDVVVQSVRTGTDSDVSRVAVAPPPGQPITVALPMPETIREGYLEVREVGTEAVITVIEVLSPTNKRPGEGRSQYEAKRQKVLGSATHLVEIDLLHQWEPMPILYVPIQSRYRILVSRSDRRPKADLYAFNLPDPIPPFKLPLQADDVEPVVDLQALLNKLYDEGGYDLRLDYCQNPLVSLSVDEATWVDTWLRQQGLRN from the coding sequence ATGAACGACGCGATGCCTTCCCCATTTCCAGGCATGAATCCCTATCTGGAAGCTCCAGCCGTGTGGTCAGGGGTACATCACTGGTTGATTACTGAAATTGCGCGATCGCTCCAACCCCAATTGCGGCCCCGATACTTTGTCGCGGTAGAGGAACGAGTTTATCAAGTCAATGGGGATTGGTCAGCTTTAGTAGGAATTCCTGACGATGTGGTAGTTCAATCGGTCAGAACAGGGACTGACTCTGACGTTTCCAGAGTCGCTGTGGCACCTCCTCCAGGCCAGCCGATAACGGTTGCATTGCCAATGCCAGAAACCATTCGTGAAGGCTATTTGGAAGTGCGAGAAGTGGGGACGGAAGCCGTGATTACGGTGATTGAGGTGCTGTCACCGACGAATAAGCGTCCGGGTGAGGGCCGTAGCCAGTATGAGGCCAAGCGTCAGAAGGTGTTGGGAAGTGCAACGCATCTGGTAGAAATCGATCTCCTGCATCAGTGGGAACCCATGCCGATTTTATATGTGCCCATTCAGAGTCGGTACCGGATTTTGGTGAGCCGCAGCGATCGTCGTCCCAAAGCCGACCTCTACGCCTTCAATTTGCCTGATCCGATTCCGCCATTTAAACTGCCTCTGCAAGCGGACGATGTGGAACCTGTAGTCGATCTGCAAGCGCTCTTAAATAAGCTCTATGACGAGGGCGGTTACGATCTGCGCCTCGATTACTGCCAAAACCCACTGGTGAGCCTTTCTGTGGACGAGGCAACCTGGGTGGATACCTGGTTACGGCAGCAGGGGCTACGGAATTAA